Below is a genomic region from Flavobacteriales bacterium.
GGAAACCAGGAAAACAAAGAGGAAAACCAGTAAGGGTAAAATATACCGTTCCTGTAAACTTTAAAATTAGATAACCTTATCTCTAAATATCTAATAAAACACTTAGTGCTACACTAGGTGTTTTTTTTTAGCATAACATTATCATGAAAAAACTATTTCTACTAACAGCCTTAATTATTGTTGCTAATAGTATAATAAGCCAACGTAAATATTGGATTACTAATTATGGTGAAAAAACAAAAAAGTCGCTAGCAGCGGGTTATTACACCATCAAAAAGGGAAAAACAAATAACCTATACCTTAAAGAAGTGTATCTTTTTGATTATCAATCTCCATACGAGAGCAGTAATTATCAGACTAAAAAGTGTCTTATTAAAGAGGGGGAGGCTGTTTCTTTTAACAAAAACGGTTCAATCAAAGAACAAGGAAACTATAGCAATAATCAAAAAACTGGAGAATGGGTCTATTTTGACACTCAGGGAAACAAGCAAAGTATTGTCAATTATGCCAATAATATAAAGCACGGATTATACTTTGATTATAAGAACAATCAAATAACATCTGGAACCTATAAAAACGGCTTAAAAGACCAATTATGGAGCGTAGCAAGTACTGCTGGTAGATCTATAGAAGCTGTCTCCTACAAAGACGGAAAAAAACATGGAAAAGCAACTTATTATCACAATAATGGTAAAGTAAGAGAAGTCCAAACCTATCAAGCAGGAGTATTGGTTAATACTAGACGATTTGATCTTAATGGCAAAGAGCTAATTGAAGAGGAAGTTCCTGATGAGGATTTTCCTGTTTTTTCAATTGTAGAGCAAGAACCAGAATTTCCTGGAGGTTCTTCTAAGATGATGCGCTATATTGGACACAAAGTTCAATATCCGCAAATAGCTATTGAAAATAAAATTGAGGGACGTGTCTATATTCGTTTTATTGTAGAAAAAGACGGAAGCATATCTAATGTTGAAGCAATTAAATCGCCTCATGAATCACTAGAAAAGGAAGCGATTAGAGTTGTTTCCAATATGCCCAAATGGACCCCTGCTAAACAACGTGGTAAAAATGTTCGGGCACAATTTACTTTACCAATCAATTTTAGATTGCATTAAAAAAAGGGCAGTGTTTACTGCCCTTTTTTTATTATAGTTTTGTAAACCTTTTAGTAAATTTACCTATTTGCACAGCGTATACTCCTTGAGAGAATTCTGACACATCAAATGTTTCATAATACCTATTGGCTATAGGCGTAATTGTTCTCGTTAAAACAACTTCTCCCAATATATTATACACTATTAATTGTTTTTCTTTTATTTGATTTGTTCCATCAATAATAATACTTAGGTTTTCCTTGGTTGGATTAGGAAACAACTGAATACTAAAAGAAAGCGCTTCTTCTATTGTTGTACAATTTTCTACCTCAATGGTTGATGTTGCTGTAGCACCACAGTTTCCTGTAATGATATAAGTAATATCGTGGGAACCTACACCTGCTGAAGATGGATCAAAAGTTCCAGCGGCGTTATCTACTATTCCAGGGCCAATCCAGGTCCCTCCTTGAGTCGCTGCAGTAACTGTAATAGGTGCATGATCTTCACATATTGCTCCAACATAGTTAATGGCTGCATTGGCTTGTTCTTCTACGACAATTGTTTCAGAATGGCTACTATTACAACCTGCAGTTAGATCGTAAGTAATGGTATGCGTTCCAGCTCCAGCTACTGATGGATCAAAAACGCCACTCTGATTAACCCCTGTTCCACTCCAAGTTCCTCCAGCTGTTGATGGGTTTAATGTAATTGGATTGTCTCCTTCACACAAAGTTGAGTTGAGTACCGTAAACGAAGCATCGCCATTTTGAGAAACATAAATGCTAACGCTACTTGAATCTCCACAAGATCCAGAAATAGCATAAGATATTGTATGTAAACCTATTCCAGCTGTTGCTGTATTAAACGTTCCTTGTGAAGCATCTGTTATTCCATTTCCTGACCAAACTCCTCCTGTTGAATTGGCTGTCAATTGAACATTCCCCTGACCAATACAAAAGGTTGTTCCCGATGTAATGGTAGCATCGGTAGCACTTTGAACAATAACATCTAAGGTATCAGCAGTTACACAACCTCCTCCTAATGTATAAGTAATTGGATAAGTCCCAGCTCCCACGGCAGGATCAAAGACTCCATTCGCATTGACACCATTACCACCCCAAGTTCCTCCACTGGTAGCAGCAGTTAAAGTAATAGGGCTATCTGAGATACATAAATTTGAAACAGGCGCAATGGTTGCATCTCCTGAACCATTAATTGTAGCTGTTACCTCTGTTCTAGAGGTAATACAAGCTGGCTCTTCTACCCACCAATCATAAAAGAAATAATAATACCCCGGATATCCTTGAGCAGCTGCACTAGACTCAGTAATTGTGATCAGGTTTCCTATATTGTATGGGTAACTCCCTCCTGCATTGTTTCTCCATAACCCTGAAGCACTTCCACTAGCCACTCCTAATTGTAAATTATTTGCTACAGGAATGTTAAAGTTTAGTGTTACTCGACTTTCTCCTGCGGGAATATTGACTGTTGTTGTTTGTAAGATTGCTCCTGTATTATCTCTTAATTCTATTGTTCTAGCCCCAGCTGCATCTGCATAAACCTTAACAGAGGTTAACGTTGTAGGTGCTAAACAATTAAAAACCAAATGCTGATCCCCATTGAAGTATCCTCCTGTACCTATTGTATTGTCAAAAGCGCCTCCTGTTATGGTTGGGTTAGCCATCACTTCTTCAACATAATAGCTTGTTGTAGTGCTTAATGACGGTGTAGTAAACGATGTTCCTGTTCCTACTAAGTTTCCTCCTGAAGGGGCGTCATACCAATTTAAAGTTCCCGATCCTGCTCCAGTTGCACTTAAGTTTAATATTCCAGTTCCACATCTATTCGCATCCGTTACTGAGGGAGCTTGAGCAACACTTACATTGACAGGTACTCTTGCGCTTGAACAAGTAGGAGTAGTTACATCCCAATCATAAAAGCAATAATAATATCCTGGTTGACTTGCACTACTGTTGGTAATTGATAGTACTCCATTTAAGGTATAAGGATATGTAGGCCCATCACTATTTCTATACAAGTTGGGTTGACTTCCTTGTGCCCAACCTAATTGTAAATTCTGTCCAACAGGAATATTAAAATTAAGGTTAATTCGACTTTGTCCATCTGGAATATTAATTGTAGCAGTTTGTAAGACTGTCCCTGTATTATCTCTTAGCTCTATTGTTCTATTACCTGCTCCGTTTGCATATACTAATACAGAGTTTAGTGTACAAGCAGAGAAGCAATCAAAAATTAGGTGTTGATCTCCATTAAAATAACCTCCGTTTCCTATTGTATTATTAAGAGCTCCTACAGTTTGCGAACTTCCTCCTGTTGTTTGCTCTACATAATATGTTGTAGTAGTGTTTAATAATGGGGTTGTAAAAGTACTTCCTTGCCCAACCAAGTTACCTCCTGAACTTGCATCATACCATTTGATATCACCATTTGCTGTTGCATTTAATTCAACAGAATCTGAACTACACAGGTTAAGGTCTTGTGTAACTGGCGATGGCAAGCTTCCAACAGTTACTGCATTGACGAGA
It encodes:
- a CDS encoding TonB family protein; protein product: MKKLFLLTALIIVANSIISQRKYWITNYGEKTKKSLAAGYYTIKKGKTNNLYLKEVYLFDYQSPYESSNYQTKKCLIKEGEAVSFNKNGSIKEQGNYSNNQKTGEWVYFDTQGNKQSIVNYANNIKHGLYFDYKNNQITSGTYKNGLKDQLWSVASTAGRSIEAVSYKDGKKHGKATYYHNNGKVREVQTYQAGVLVNTRRFDLNGKELIEEEVPDEDFPVFSIVEQEPEFPGGSSKMMRYIGHKVQYPQIAIENKIEGRVYIRFIVEKDGSISNVEAIKSPHESLEKEAIRVVSNMPKWTPAKQRGKNVRAQFTLPINFRLH
- a CDS encoding M4 family metallopeptidase, with amino-acid sequence MYYTTRNLIALVFSVVIPTFFSAQSKHFKVLDRSKISELPSMVEIQETVKIQDFQKWFKNNFQVEEEFVLVLQSKQTDHIGQEHYRFDLYYESNKVIGANIVAHTKNNEVFLFNGYYLPKLNKNEQLISKENALEIALNHVKAKQYKWEMPTEEAQLKRDTKNPFASYFPKGAVVYAPKDGDYKSKNYRKCYEFEVYAHAPLSKQAIYVDVTSGEIIFKHDLLHIADQVGTAVTGYSGTQTITANSINGGFALEESGRGNGIGTYDMQNGTNYNNAVDFTDADNNWSFNNVSQYALDAHWGAEMTYDYFLTKHNRNSIDGNGHVLVSYIHYDVNYGNAFWDGYRMTYGDGSNGNSPFTTLKISGHEITHGLTQNSAGLVYQNESGALNESFSDIFGKSIESYARPNNTNWILGSDLGFVMRNMSNPNQAGDPDTYQGTNWYTGTADNGGVHTNSGVLNFWYYLLADGGSGTNDIGNNFSVNGIGLDDAGAIAFRTLTVYLTSSSQYQDAYTYSLQAAEDLFGPCSPQLESTHNAWYAVGFGNGYSGAISAEFTQSSQGGCAMPMDIFFTNNSSSSSNFQWTFGDGGTSTQANPTHTYTAPGTYTVSLIVSSNNCGSDTSVLVNAVTVGSLPSPVTQDLNLCSSDSVELNATANGDIKWYDASSGGNLVGQGSTFTTPLLNTTTTYYVEQTTGGSSQTVGALNNTIGNGGYFNGDQHLIFDCFSACTLNSVLVYANGAGNRTIELRDNTGTVLQTATINIPDGQSRINLNFNIPVGQNLQLGWAQGSQPNLYRNSDGPTYPYTLNGVLSITNSSASQPGYYYCFYDWDVTTPTCSSARVPVNVSVAQAPSVTDANRCGTGILNLSATGAGSGTLNWYDAPSGGNLVGTGTSFTTPSLSTTTSYYVEEVMANPTITGGAFDNTIGTGGYFNGDQHLVFNCLAPTTLTSVKVYADAAGARTIELRDNTGAILQTTTVNIPAGESRVTLNFNIPVANNLQLGVASGSASGLWRNNAGGSYPYNIGNLITITESSAAAQGYPGYYYFFYDWWVEEPACITSRTEVTATINGSGDATIAPVSNLCISDSPITLTAATSGGTWGGNGVNANGVFDPAVGAGTYPITYTLGGGCVTADTLDVIVQSATDATITSGTTFCIGQGNVQLTANSTGGVWSGNGITDASQGTFNTATAGIGLHTISYAISGSCGDSSSVSIYVSQNGDASFTVLNSTLCEGDNPITLNPSTAGGTWSGTGVNQSGVFDPSVAGAGTHTITYDLTAGCNSSHSETIVVEEQANAAINYVGAICEDHAPITVTAATQGGTWIGPGIVDNAAGTFDPSSAGVGSHDITYIITGNCGATATSTIEVENCTTIEEALSFSIQLFPNPTKENLSIIIDGTNQIKEKQLIVYNILGEVVLTRTITPIANRYYETFDVSEFSQGVYAVQIGKFTKRFTKL